aaagaagatttatttaagaatgataatgggaTCACGAATCACTTCTTTTCTTGTTCTCCAACATAGACTTCACAATAACCTTTTGGTACATCTGACCCTTTAGAACCTGTGTGCCTGGCACTGAAGGAAGATCGTCGAATAATTTGTTTAGCTTGATTAATAAGAGGCATACGAATAGCCATGGCTGTCAAGAATGAATGAAAATAGGCTTTGTAAATGCTTAGACATTTGAAACAAAGTTCATTGTAATTATGTAAAAGTTATCATATAGAAATCGGAAAATCTCTGCTGCACTAGCCTTTTTGATCTTGGGCATGAAAATTCTTACTGCAGAATAAAAGGCCTTCTTTAGTGCAAGGATTTTCGTATTTGCAGATATATTTTCATTTGGGGATGATCGTTTTACTGATGTGTAAAAGAATCGACATTGCTCGAAATTCGCAAGTAAAAGATATTTTACGACTTGTTGGAAAATTTGAAGTTTTGTCAAACTCCTAACATTTGGTTGCTCAGTTCTTTGTTACCTCTATTCTTTATCACTAATGAACTTTTAACAACTGTGTAAAACTATATTTTCCGGATTTCACATCTCTGCAAATGGGACTTTCTTATAGATTTTGCTGAATGTTTCAACTGGAAAAATTCTTACAGAGAAACCCTAGTTATTACTTTAGGGCAAAAAATTTCAACAaaaaattttttatataaaagaaAGTACAGCCAACCCTAGTCATTACTTTAGGGCAATAAAACAATGAAAAATTGTCTACAAAAATGTGTGATGATCAATTCTGTACATGTTGGAGTCAGTAGAAACTAGAAAAGGCCTGACTCATAATCCCCCTAAACGAGAAGTGAGATCAAGAAAAATATCCTCTCTGCATGGTATTGTAAGTCCATCATTTGGATGATGAAAGCCATATTCTTCCTCTGCTTGACTCAAcaagttctgaaaagaagatttatttaagaatgataatgggaTCACGAATCGCTTCTTTTCTTGTTCTCCAACATAGACTGCAAAATAACCCTTTGGCACATCTGACATTGTAGAACTTGTGTGACTGGCAGTTAAGGACGATCTTCGAAGAATTTGTTTAGCTTGGTTAATAAGAGGCATACGGATAGCCATAGATCTGAAGAATGAATATGAAATAATGATCTCTTGAGGACTTGATGATTGAAGAAATCTCAGATAGTTGAGCTTAGTAGTTTTGATGAGTATCAGATGAATTGCAAGTGTATATATAGTTTTGATAATGAACATGAGTGGTGCAAGTACCTTACTTGTGGGGTTAGTGATGAACAATAGTACATGAAGCACATGGCTCTGTTTTACAACTCAACATTAAAGCGATTACGTAGGGATTTATAGCCATTAGTCTGATTCAGTGGTTGATTAGCTGGCTTATTAGGACTGTTGAAGAACATGTTTCAGACATTTAAGATATGAATATATCCAACAGATGTAGTTGGCGTAGACAGCTATTTATGTAATTACTGGGGCAATATGCATCCAACTGCTAATGTGGAGAGGGTATTGAAACAGTCAATTTAAGAAGATACATTGGCATTTTGTTACACATGGTTCTGCCTCCTAACAACAACACAATAAATTATGTAGGGTttttgtttctatttcattttgcAACAGTGACAAGTCTTGACAATCTTGTTTCTCTTACCTTATGGTACTGCTAAACGCTGATTGAAAAAATCGTCAGTGTGACTTGCAGTTTAAGTTCTTTCAATCGTGAAAATAGACTTTGTAAATGCTTAGACATTTGAAACAAAGTTCATTGTAATTATGTAAAAGTTATCATATAGAAATCTGAAAATCTCTGCTGCAGTAGCCATTTTGATCTTGGGCATGAAAATTCTTACTGCAGAATAAAAGGCCTTCTTCAGTGCAAGGATTTTCGTATTTGCAGAGAGATTTTCATGCGGGGATGATCGTTTTACTGATGTGTAAAAGAATCGACATTGCTTGAATTTCGCAAGTAAAAGATATTTTACGACTTGTTGGAAAATTTGATGTTTTGTCAAAATCCTAACATTTGGTTGCTCAGTTCTTTGTTACCTCTATATATCACTAATGAACTTTTAACAACTGCGTAAAACTATATTTTCCAGATTTCACATCTCTGCAAATGGGACTTTCTTATAGATTTTGCTGAATGTTTCAACTGGAAAAATTCTTACAGAGAAACCCTAGTTATTACTTCAGGGCAAAAAATTTCAACAAAAAATTTCTTATATAAAAGAAAGTACAGCCAACCCTAGTCATTACTTTAGGGCAATAAAGCAATGAAAAAATGTCTACAAAAATGTGTGATGATCAATTCTGTACATGTTGGAGTCAGTAGAAACTAGAAAAGGCCTGACTCAGAATCCCCCTAGGCGAGAAGTGAGATCAAGAAAAATATCCTCTCTGCATGGTATTGTAAGTCCGCCATTTGGATGATGAAATCCGTATTCTTCTTCTGCTTGACTCAAcaagttctgaaaagaagatTTATTTAAGAATGATAAGGGGATCACAAATCGCTTCCTTTCTTGTTCTCCAACATAGACTGCAAAATAACCCTTTGGTACATCTGACATTGTAGAACTTGTGTACCTGGCAGTGAAGGAAGACCGTCGAAGAATTTGTTTAGCTTGGTTAATAAGAGGCATACGGATAGCCATAGATCTGAAGAATGAATATGAAATAATGATCTCTTGAGGACTTGATAATTGAAGAAATCTCAGATAGTTGAGCTTAGTAGTTTTGATGAGTATCAGATGAATTGCAAGTGTATATATAGATGCACTTTGTAAGTTGATTAAATTTCGACAAGAACATGAGTGGTGCAAGTACCTTACTTGTGGGGTTAGTGATAAACAATAGTACATGGCACACATGACTCTGTTTTGCAACTCAACCTTAAGGAGATTACGTAGGGATTTATAGCCATTAGTCTTATTCTGTGGTTCATTAGATGGCTTATTAGGACTGTTCAAGAAAATGTTTCAGACATTTAAGATATGAATATATCTGACAGATGTAGTTGGCGTAGACTACATGTAATAACTGTGGCAATAGGCATCCAACTGCTAATGTGGAGAGGGTATTGAAACAGTCAATTTAAGAAGATACATTGGCATTTTGTTACACATGGTTCTGCCTCCTAACAACAACATAAGAAATTATGTAGGGCTTTTGTTACAAGTCTTCTTGTTTCTCTTACTGCTAAACTCTGATTGAAAAAGAAGATCGGCTACTTGAAGCTGTATGCAGAACTTATTGCATAGATGGTTTTACTTGTCACTGGCTTACCTAACTAGATAAACTGGCTGCCACTAGGAAACAACTTAAGGTTATTCCCAAACTGATCAAGGCTTAGTGCACAACTTTGGTCAAAATTTTCGAGGGTCATGTGACTCAGACTCCCGTACTGAGCATTTAGTTCTGTATTCAAATCTGAGGAATCCAACCATTGGATTCGATAAGAATTACCAAATAAGATTCAACCATTGAATTTTAAAAATGTCCCAATACAGATATATTTGGTTGCTTTGTCGTTTTTAACCTGTGGCAATGATAAAACTTATTAACTGCATCAACATTTAAATTCAAGGTTTAACATATCTGAAAAAGTTTGTTGTTTAAGAATGCAAACAGTGACAAGATATAATGTCATGAAACTGCAGAATATTTCATTGAaatatttcttacagaaatgaaAGTACAGTCAACCCTAACTACAAGGGGAAAAATAGTATAAGAAAAAATGTGCGACCATCGCTTCTGTACTAATTGTAGTTAGCATTAAATTTTGGAGCGTCAATCCtaattcataatgtccataaGCGCGAAGTGAGGTCCAAGAACATATCTTCACTGCAAGGTATTGTAAGTCCACCTGTAGGATGATTATAGCCGTATTCTTCCTCAGCTTGACTTAACAAGTCTTGAAAAA
This sequence is a window from Apium graveolens cultivar Ventura chromosome 9, ASM990537v1, whole genome shotgun sequence. Protein-coding genes within it:
- the LOC141682907 gene encoding auxin-induced protein 6B-like; its protein translation is MAIRMPLINQAKQILRRSSFTARYTSSTMSDVPKGYFAVYVGEQERKRFVIPLSFLNKSSFQNLLSQAEEEYGFHHPNGGLTIPCREDIFLDLTSRLGGF
- the LOC141684767 gene encoding auxin-induced protein 6B-like, encoding MFIIKTIYTLAIHLILIKTTKLNYLRFLQSSSPQEIIISYSFFRSMAIRMPLINQAKQILRRSSLTASHTSSTMSDVPKGYFAVYVGEQEKKRFVIPLSFLNKSSFQNLLSQAEEEYGFHHPNDGLTIPCREDIFLDLTSRLGGL